A stretch of Ipomoea triloba cultivar NCNSP0323 chromosome 13, ASM357664v1 DNA encodes these proteins:
- the LOC116002322 gene encoding receptor like protein 27-like, producing MARSELQCCYWIYYYSKLRWLDLSNNTISGEIPNWIWGIGNGQLIGLNLSHNRLTHMKEPMEYGSLTFLDLNSNMLSGQIPRPPPEAQYLDFSNNNFSMIPLDIADQIPYRLYFFSIAKNRVSGKISTSWCRAAYLEVLDLSHNALHGTIPSCLLQNNSNLAVVNLRGNHLSGEISLKFQQSCSLDALDLSQNLLEGKVPPSLINCTELRILNLGNNKISDTFPCWLNKLSNLQILVLHSNHFHGSVSCPMLGVNNSWPSLQVIDLSSNNFSGHIPTDLFLALKAILVERNELNSKADNLYFTSFLEVWIYYQDSVILSIKGQRYTIEKVLSTFTSIDFSSNQFEGSIPESVGELKQLYLLNISXLIKLKICSYHNTLN from the coding sequence ATGGCCAGGTCTGAGTTGCAATGCTGCTACTGGATTTATTACTACTCTAAATTGAGGTGGTTAGATCTTTCCAACAACACTATTAGTGGAGAAATTCCTAACTGGATATGGGGAATTGGTAATGGGCAACTCATTGGCCTCAATCTTTCTCACAATCGTTTGACGCATATGAAAGAGCCAATGGAATACGGTTCTCTTACTTTCCTTGATCTAAATTCTAATATGCTAAGTGGACAGATTCCACGACCACCACCTGAGGCACAGTATTTAGACTTCTCCAACAACAATTTCTCCATGATTCCTCTTGATATTGCTGATCAAATCCCATATCGCCTTTATTTCTTTTCCATTGCAAAAAATAGAGTAAGTGGAAAGATCTCAACTTCCTGGTGTCGAGCAGCCTATCTGGAAGTGCTTGACTTGTCCCACAATGCTTTGCATGGCACAATACCATCATGTCTGCTTCAAAATAACAGCAATCTCGCTGTAGTGAATCTTAGAGGAAATCATTTAAGTGGTGAGATATCACTGAAGTTTCAACAGAGTTGTTCTTTAGACGCATTGGATCTTAGTCAAAATCTCTTAGAAGGGAAAGTTCCTCCCTCCTTGATCAACTGCACAGAGCTTAGGATCTTAAATCTTGGAAACAACAAAATAAGTGATACCTTTCCTTGTTGGCTCAATAAATtgtcaaatctgcaaattcttgTATTGCATTCCAATCATTTTCATGGAAGCGTTTCTTGTCCCATGCTTGGGGTAAACAACAGCTGGCCAAGTTTACAAGTCATTGACCTATCTTCCAATAATTTCAGTGGACATATACCAACTGATTTATTCTTGGCATTAAAAGCTATTTTGGTTGAGAGGAATGAATTAAACTCAAAGGCTGACAACTTGTATTTCACATCATTTCTAGAAGTTTGGATTTACTATCAAGATTCAGTCATACTGTCTATAAAAGGACAAAGATACACTATAGAGAAGGTTCTATCTACCTTCACTtctattgatttttcaagtaatcAATTTGAAGGCAGTATACCAGAGAGTGTTGGAGAGCTTAAACAGCTTTATCTCCTTAACATCTCTCANttaattaaacttaaaatatgtTCATATCACAACACTctgaattaa
- the LOC116002946 gene encoding receptor-like protein 54 — translation MARSELQCCYWIYYYSKLRWLDLSNNTISGEIPNWIWGIGNGQLIGLNLSHNRLTHMKEPMEYGSLTFLDLNSNMLSGQIPRPPPEAQYLDFSNNNFSMIPLDIADQIPYRLYFFSIAKNRVSGKISTSWCRAAYLEVLDLSHNALHGTIPSCLLQNNSNLAVVNLRGNHLSGEISLKFQQSCSLDALDLSQNLLEGKVPPSLINCTELRILNLGNNKISDTFPCWLNKLSNLQILVLHSNHFHGSVSCPMLGVNNSWPSLQVIDLSSNNFSGHIPTDLFLALKAILVERNELNSKADNLYFTSFLEVWIYYQDSVILSIKGQRYTIEKVLSTFTSIDFSSNQFEGSIPESVGELKQLYLLNISHNALTGNIPPSLQNLKALEALDLSFNNLSGNIPVQLEILTFLEVLNLSYNHLVGRIPRSTQLDTFDASSFMGNKGLCGFQINVSCIGIDEPASPIPESEEKESTHHVDIYISAAFGFAAGLGGIFVPLLLSSKWRSYYNKMIDGILSKIFFQRGQGRRKKSR, via the exons ATGGCCAGGTCTGAGTTGCAATGCTGCTACTGGATTTATTACTACTCTAAATTGAGGTGGTTAGATCTTTCCAACAACACTATTAGTGGAGAAATTCCTAACTGGATATGGGGAATTGGTAATGGGCAACTCATTGGCCTCAATCTTTCTCACAATCGTTTGACGCATATGAAAGAGCCAATGGAATACGGTTCTCTTACTTTCCTTGATCTAAATTCTAATATGCTAAGTGGACAGATTCCACGACCACCACCTGAGGCACAGTATTTAGACTTCTCCAACAACAATTTCTCCATGATTCCTCTTGATATTGCTGATCAAATCCCATATCGCCTTTATTTCTTTTCCATTGCAAAAAATAGAGTAAGTGGAAAGATCTCAACTTCCTGGTGTCGAGCAGCCTATCTGGAAGTGCTTGACTTGTCCCACAATGCTTTGCATGGCACAATACCATCATGTCTGCTTCAAAATAACAGCAATCTCGCTGTAGTGAATCTTAGAGGAAATCATTTAAGTGGTGAGATATCACTGAAGTTTCAACAGAGTTGTTCTTTAGACGCATTGGATCTTAGTCAAAATCTCTTAGAAGGGAAAGTTCCTCCCTCCTTGATCAACTGCACAGAGCTTAGGATCTTAAATCTTGGAAACAACAAAATAAGTGATACCTTTCCTTGTTGGCTCAATAAATtgtcaaatctgcaaattcttgTATTGCATTCCAATCATTTTCATGGAAGCGTTTCTTGTCCCATGCTTGGGGTAAACAACAGCTGGCCAAGTTTACAAGTCATTGACCTATCTTCCAATAATTTCAGTGGACATATACCAACTGATTTATTCTTGGCATTAAAAGCTATTTTGGTTGAGAGGAATGAATTAAACTCAAAGGCTGACAACTTGTATTTCACATCATTTCTAGAAGTTTGGATTTACTATCAAGATTCAGTCATACTGTCTATAAAAGGACAAAGATACACTATAGAGAAGGTTCTATCTACCTTCACTtctattgatttttcaagtaatcAATTTGAAGGCAGTATACCAGAGAGTGTTGGAGAGCTTAAACAGCTTTATCTC CTTAACATCTCTCACAATGCCCTAACTGGCAATATTCCTCCATCTCTTCAAAACTTGAAAGCTTTGGAAGCACTAGACCTTTCATTCAACAACCTATCAGGAAATATCCCGGTGCAACTAGAGATCCTAACCTTCCTGGAAGTCTTAAACTTGTCATACAACCATCTCGTTGGAAGGATTCCAAGAAGCACTCAATTGGATACCTTTGATGCAAGCTCATTCATGGGAAACAAGGGGCTATGTGGATTCCAAATTAATGTATCTTGCATTGGCATTGATGAACCAGCATCCCCAATACCAGAATCAGAAGAGAAAGAATCAACTCACCACGTTGATATCTACATTAGCGCTGCATTTGGATTTGCTGCAGGTCTAGGAGGAATCTTTGTGCCACTTTTGCTATCCAGCAAATGGAGATCATATTATAACAAGATGATAGATGGAATTCTATCAAAGATATTCTTTCAGAGAGGTCAAGGGAGAAGAAAGAAGTCTCGTTAG
- the LOC116002323 gene encoding receptor-like protein 53 — protein MPRVSGQCLLDEKTVLLQIRSEITYSSASTKLLLWDERVDCCRWPNFFQGFKNLTVLSLADQDGNKLSGHINELQNVTSPLALLDLSNNNLEGTIPSFFFQFQNLSTLFLGMSQIPSFFFQLQNLTFLYLSSNKFSGQMIDLQNVTSPLEVVDLSMQQQLGRDNTFILLSITES, from the exons atgccTCGTGTCTCTGGCCAGTGTCTTCTGGACGAGAAGACTGTGCTTCTCCAGATACGAAGTGAAATCACTTATTCTTCGGCATCCACCAAGCTGCTGCTGTGGGATGAAAGAGTTGACTGCTGCCGCTGGCCAA ACTTTTTCCAAGGTTTCAAAAATCTGACTGTTTTGAGCCTGGCAGACCAGGATGGAAACAAACTTTCTGGTCATATAAATGAATTGCAAAATGTTACTTCTCCACTGGCATTACTTGATTTGAGCAACAACAATTTGGAAGGGACAATACCTTCCTTCTTCTTTCAATTCCAAAATCTGTCAACCCTCTTTCTCGGGATGAGCCAAATACcttcatttttctttcaacTTCAGAATCTTACATTTCTCTATCTTTCATCAAACAAATTTTCTGGTCAAATGATTGATTTGCAAAATGTGACTTCTCCTCTGGAAGTTGTTGATTTGAGCATGCAGCAACAACTTGGAAGGGACAATACCTTCATTCTTCTTTCAATTACAGAATCTTAA